The Sylvia atricapilla isolate bSylAtr1 chromosome 13, bSylAtr1.pri, whole genome shotgun sequence genome includes a region encoding these proteins:
- the LOC136367038 gene encoding CDC42 small effector protein 2-B-like, translated as MTEFLVCFNWCNGEQPPPKRRRRLDRNMIGEPMNFVHTAHVGAREMSSDYSSAVSIQDHMKSKGGYTNGTSATVEI; from the exons ATGACTGAGTTCCTGGTTTGTTTTAATTGGTGCAATGGTGAACAGCCCCCACCG aagaGGCGTCGGAGACTGGACCGGAATATGATAGGAGAGCCAATGAACTTTGTACACACTGCACACGTCGGGGCCAGGGAGATGAGTAGTGACTATTCCTCA gctGTGTCGATTCAGGACCACATGAAGTCTAAAGGTGGCTACACAAATGGCACTTCTGCAACTGTTGAAATATAG